ctttaaactctttattttatttattttacccttaatgtgaagcttttatagccacaattatcccacaaagcttttaccccttaagtttctaagaccacaaatttcaaaaaaaaaaaattaaactccatgccgagtcaaactagttcatctaaattgaaacagatggAGTAATTAAGTTTTATCCCGTAATGTGTATGTCCTTTATCTAGCTCATACGACATTCAAGAATTGGATTTCTCACATTAAACAAGTGGAAAATGGAAAAAGGAACCTAGAAAAAGGCAAGTATAATGCTCAATTTCTAACACTACTCTggttctttttccttctttgttccTTTTCCATATTCATTTGGTAAAATACTAAAATATCTCATAACTTTTATGATCAAGGTTGTAACGCTTCTCAATTTTGAAACTCAGCCGGAGAGTGCAATAAAAACTTGCCCCCGCCTGGTAGTTACATCAACCCAAGAATATATAACACATATATTCACAAACACTTTTATCACTAAACTGTAGTCAATTAATACACATTCTCGCTTTAATTTATGACTTAATTATGGTAAATTAATATGTTTGGTATAAACACCGGGTGCTAAAAAGTATTTACcttaatacaaaaaaaaaaaaaggtagtgGAGCATTAGGCTTTAAatggttttaatattttatagGAATCAATGAAAGAGCAAGAGAAGTTAATAGCCTCAGCAAAATGGACTTTGACGATGAAACAGCTGAGTTTCATTTCATTAGTTTCTGAGCATTAAGCCTTGCCGACATAATTGAAACACTATAAGTGCTCGTTTGATTTGAATACGGCTTATGCcgggataagttatgctgggattaaaaaaaataatgcaagcattagctctgTGCATTattaatactttgtttggtacATTTTTCCAACCTGTgataactaatacttgtattagttatacatcatacttggtatCAACATGTGTATAAgcaatgcatagaaaaccatgataTTAGTAATGCTAAGGttgttaatgcatgcattagtatggttagaggagcccgtttggattggcttgaaAAAATGGCTTTTAAGCACAAGTACTTAAAAGCAACTTTTAAGTGTTTGagcttattttataaataaacagttacatgtttggataaaagtgctgaagcTTAAAAAAGTTGTTAAAGTGTTTGGCAAATTAGTGCTGGTAAGTACTTTTTCTTATTAAAAAGACAAAACTATCCTTAAAGCTGTTAACATTACGGTGAGATGATACATCACTTTATTTTTAAATAGAGGTAGagtgtaaaaaaaatataaaaataattgaaagaaaacaCTTTCTCTTTTAATTGGTTTTGTCTAATGTGGAGCGTAAATCCAAATTAATTGGAATCCGAATATTGTTGTAAAATATTagttaaaaaatcaaaaaagaaagaaaagatgggAGTATTATACTTATTTATTAGAATCCGAATATTGTTGCTTTGCTTGTTTTAGATGCAcacaaaatatatttaatttcCCCGATTGAGGAAATAATGTAGCTAACGAGATCGTGATATGGGTTTTGCTTTTTCAGCTTTAGAAAGGAAGATGGAGTTTCCTAATGAAGAATTTGAGTCATCTAATTCTCAGAGAAAATCAGGAAGAGGAAAGATGAAGATGGAGCAGAGATGAATAGGAAAGAAGAGCACGGAAGAGTGAAGGAAATAGGAGTACAATGTTTTAGGGTTTCTTTGACAAAGTAATTTTGGTATTATGAAAACTTATAAGGGATAACAGAGTAATTTCATTGGTCAAACTAAAAtgacttttaagccaaaatcaAAAAAGTTAGGGTAAGCCAACTTGTTGTTTTTAGCTTTTTTTAAGCACTTTTTAGCTTTTTTTAAGCAGCTTTTTTTTTTGGCTTAACACTCCATTAATAAAAAAGTGCTTGACCAGCTTTTAAGCTCATCCAAACACCCTCAAAGTTGttcttaaagtcccttaaagctagagaataaaGAGAGCATTTTtataaacaactatttttcttaaaaattatgcaatgcattagaatttttaatacaccacatcaaacaatagataagaaataatatttgcataactaatgcttgcattactaccCGTGTATGACTAATCTAATGCATTACTAATACTCCTTATTCCGCATTATTCTTATACACTCTATCAAACAACCCCTAAGGAATCGTTTGGCATGAGGTATAAGACGGTATAAtgctggtataaaaatttaatatcatcTTAATATTTCGTTTGGTTAGCAAACTCggtataagttatcccaggattaaaattaacaccgggataacttGTACCTTATAGAAGGTGGGTTAATTAGCACCGATATAACTATACATTTTTCTTACAAATTATGCAATTTTCATATTTAATACAACATATCAAACAATAGATAAAAAACAATCTCAGTATAACTTATTCCGGCATAAgccgtattcaaaccaaacgacccctaagagtGCAAGTCAGTCTTTAACCTCAACGGATGATCTCATAGTCAGCTTCAGCACACAGCTGCAAAAATTGTAATGAAAACAGGGCAGGATACGACGACAACTACAACAAAAGTTCCATCAACTTTAGCAGGATATGAAGTTTTAAGAAGAGTGGCTTCAAGTTTTCAAAGATCCAGTGAGTTGGAAGTTCAGACAGTGGCTTTGCTTCCCCTATTACTTTTACTTTGAAAAATACTGTATGAAATACCAAGAATCTCGCCATATGATTATTATAGTGGTCTGCTACAACTGTGTAAATCTTCTTTGTATCAGATAAACTTTTACTAACACACATACGTAGGTACGTGTAATGTTGGAgtgcggaaccaaaatgtggtttatttttactcaaaatactcaaataagtgtaaaaaaaaagttaccaaactatatataacgccactaatagtggcgctatacagtaacgttaactgtaccgttactgtatagcgccactattagtggcgttataCTGACAAACCTtacatagcgccactattaatggcgctatacAGTAATTACCTGAAGACAACCAATAATGTCTGAGTTCAATAATTTAAATGCGTATAAAGCCACTTTTTGTGGcgctatatacaaaaaaaaaaaccggCTAGCCATTTTCTATATAAACATCGTAGAATCGCCACAACTTCATTCAAAAAAATTTTTTAACTcttgttggtttctattgttgttaaattctccagcattttttcattatgtctgaagaacgtagaataagagtatcattatattggggggtgaggttgtgatggagaataactctgtgggctacagtttacctgctaagtgtaatgttaaattgccactttcaatggagtacgaaacattgatatcgttgttatgcaaaaaaatgagtgtgagaaaacgttcagtgatactcaaagtaaccggaagatatccgtattccgttacgccgcaaggggttgctttttactcagagtttaacatcgacgatgatgacactttgagtgatttcttgaggactccggacgaatgccgaaaatttcttgtaatcacaatgttggagatgtacgtgaaggtcgaagacgttccaaaaaatgaggttgtgcgtagtagagataacccccagtcatcgggtggttattctggatcagtttttgccggacatgttccagatgaaagaatttttcttgatttaaatttatcaccgtcggcgaatgagcagcgagaaaataatttataccctactttccataattcacaagaagagtggtaaacttcaattttcatttgtgttaattatgtatatttttgcgtattgaattaattttaacgctcatatatttaatagggggtaccggccggatatgaattttacaagtggctcatccggtagtcatcacctaactgaaaacgtccatcatggaatgtcatCACATTACAACTTGTAAGTGAAATGATATAGCCATATGtaaagcatttattaatttagtagcttatatttttgttgaaatgtgcagtgaaaacgagcaagttgaactacCCGTACCCACTTAATTGAccgaaaacgacgtattacatcaggatctggaagatgcacagagtgaggaagagaacatCGATTACGATAACAATGTCGATGAATCGGGAGACGAGACACCATttgctcgtgaggatggtgataaAGAGGACGAGGAGGAAGGACCCGATTTGAAGAGAGCCCCCCATATACGAAAAGTGAACTAGTCtgaagtgtcgtttcattcaagggagattccttatattgataacttgccagccgtgccggatgtggaagctctcacaagggatttttatgaaatccggacagcaatgtgggatgagtctagaccaacggtgcttgcaaaggggatgctttttcctaataaagcacgcgtaagcagggcttgtaaaatgcacaatgttaaagagtgtcgtgagatgcaggtatcggagtcaagtccgacggtatacaaggctattttccgcaggtggttttggccatgtaattggatgttgcgtgcgtcgaagaagaaaacaggtatgtggaaagtgggtaaatacattcccacccacacatgcgaaatggatactttcaacgggaatcacttcaacttggatattgacttgatatctcttgtacttattccgcacatcgaagcgtccataaggtataaaatcaaagagtgcattacagcagtctaccaggaatatggccacacaattactaaaagaaaggcatatcttgggcgcaaaagagcgtttgaaatagtctatggtaactgggataagtcatttgcagatcTGCCTAGCTACATGGCtgcactgcagcactttaaccccggaacagttattgaatggaagcttgagcggagtccgggtaaaccagaatatatattcaattacgtgttctgggcgtttaagccagcaattgatggttttccgtattgccggcccgtaatatccatagacggaactcatgtctatggaaagtacgatatcaagctattgatagccgtggctgtggatgctaatggacagatatttcctctagcctttgctatttgtgcaaatgaaagcacagagacgtggacaatgtttttgaaccacttgaaagagcacgttgtcaaacatcgttcaggtatttgtctaatatctgatcggcacgggggtatattaagttctgtggagaaccttcctgcctggcaagaaccttatgcataccactgttactgtgtgaggcactttaaagccaatttcaagaaggcacatcccaaaaaagatctacatgatttgatgtggatggcagcaacagaccaccaacaacataaattccggaggcatatggattctatcaggcaagaagacgatgcatcatatcgttggttaatgcgacatgatcctgaaaagtggacgttgcatgcagatggtggcagacgctggggaattcttactacaaacgtgtcagaatccttcaacgggttattaaagtcagcaagaggattgcccgtcacagccatggtgcgtatgtcgttcaagcagatggcggagaggtttgtacaacggtctgcagctgcaacggaattgatggaaaggggtgttgaatttatgccagtgcctatgaagagattagagaaatacagacggcgagcacattggcattcctttttgcaatatgataacgaacgaggtatttttgaagttcgcaccgctatccataataatcggggtaataatgtacatactgtaaatgaatccacaaggttatgctcatgtgggaaatggtcaatctaccacatgccttgttcacatgccatcaagtgttttcaacgtgttggttatgcggagaccaactatattgatcaacaatatagtgtttccaaatacctaaacacatatagtggtcagttgcaaCCAGTGGGTTCTGAGCATTACTGGCCcccagaaccatttaaaatggtgtgtaacaagtcctatttgcgtaaaagataggtgcagaagagaacgcgtatacggaaccaaatggatgttagtgatatcGTATATGCAcacaaatgtggtatatgctcgcaaacaggccaCGCCCGTAGAAAATGTCCTTtgggtggcaacaataatcaagctcagggcgggtgttcttctattgtacctaactacccatgagttcatgttgtaataattagttgttatgtatACGATTTAAGTAtgtatgaaataatattttcttgtttgttaattatgatttgtactttccctttttacctatttaaataataatttaatataattatcggtatatttattatgtgtgttgTCGTGTCGCTATGACGATATTTAATACACAAAATATACATATGGCGTTATGTGTgtcttgtcttgtcgaactgaaaaggCTGAAAACATCATGATATGGCGCCATTAGATATGTGTGACCGGCTGACATAAAGTCGTctcgtcaacatcatgatatggcACCATTAGATATGACGCTATCTAATATAGTGCCATTAGATATGGCGCTATCTAATATAGCGTCATTAGATATGTCGCTATATGTGTCTTGTTTAGCCTATAAATAATGGggtcattgtagttattttgtgtgctaaaaatttcccccaagaaatatttcattaaaagtaagtaaggtttttattataagcaaatagatcacaaatggctcaacctggTCGTCCACCAATTTGCTTATGTGAAAAACCATGCATGATGGATTGTGGGTGGGAAGGTGCTAACGTTGGACGCCGCTATTGGTGTTGTATGAACAAGGTGTACAAGCAACCCGACGAACCTacttatgaatttgatgaatgggctgaggaaccatgttatcaggaaagCTACAGGGATAGATTACAGGAATTTCATAATATGTTGTTATACCAACATAGAATACAAAAGGAGAGAGATAGAATTATTACAGAAATGAGGGAGAAACTGAAGGAGGTGGAAGATAAAAAATGGAGAGCAAAATGAAATTGTGAAGCACACAAGGAACGCAACGaaaaatataaacgggaacttgcGAAGGTGAAGGCGAGAGtgaaagagttagaagaagaaaaagaacaaatggaagaacgatttaagtggttggagcgaagAATAAATGACAACTGAGGATGGAGCATTGacgtgtatgtgtttagtgtcattttcatatgtcatgtatttttattatgttggcatgttatgtttgtgtttgtgttgtagtgatgttttccttgtttgttgtactaaattttattttaatttaagtggaagttaagtttaagttgtTGTGTTACTATACTAAAAACTATAAAATGAAATGAGAACTAAAAAAAGTAACTGTCATATTCGactaaatattgttgttaatgtacacaaaaatattatttacaccaaaaaaacaaaaatatggaagaccgaatcaatgtgtcccgcatccggtgtgtctcaaagtagccgttggcctgaggcgcatcccctgccgcccgggtacgctatcaggatcatcatcatcaagccgTCTCCTTATGGCCGGATGCGGCACATgatgacatgtatcggtggtgctgtcaggtccagtagaaggctacataataatatcaaacttagtatagaaaactacataacaattcacaaaaatttatattgtcttaccataatcgtgtctggatcctgaatgtagtcatctgtcgcagcatcgcatgaagcctaaaaaagtaaattaataaagttaaaacaaaataaataagttatagtaaaaacagtaataaaattaatactaataaactcatacctgcgcatgtgatgagctgccataactcagtcggtgcCCACTATCAAAATCTCGGATCGGTCGAGACTCATCAGTGGTAGACGGGCCAGGGAAATATCTACCCAACTCCACTCCTTGAAAATCCGAGCCCATGATCAAGaattgacccgatggggtcacctgcgacGTCCCTGGAGTGTCATAAATGCCAAGGCTGTAAGATGGCATGTCggtctcatgcatgccacctcccatatcagcagcaacatcttcagcaggagcctcaaagcccccttgctggggacctcctctccgcccacgaccACGTCGTCCAACACCAACAGGTCGTCGTGGAGCAGCAGCAGCTCGTCGGCCACCACCCCGTGGCATACCACGACCTCGCTGGTATGTGGCTGGGTCAACATAATCTGGCTGgtgtgccaaacgctgatccgatcggcctcgctgcagtgtctgggcagccacatccatTAAGCGACGACTATAGTCCTGCATGATCACAGGGtcgtggacataactctgcatctgTTGCCCCATACGATAtacggtatgcaatccaatcgcctgcacaaaagtttttaatataaactacGTATTTGACTAGAAATTACTGTTAAAGTAAttgataataacagaaaacataccagagCCTCATGTCTCCCGGCGTATGAGACGTATCGACCATCTACCTaatgaactgggttcccgataaaaagtcgggaaacagtgcggtaccatgccatataaacttcgataggaaagtgttgcggaactggggtcaagtcccctcggCGGTCCCAAATACCCAACTGCGCTGTCAGCCACTCAATAAATATGTCGTCCACTCTCATCCtatcatccctctcataatgtaaaggaTCCCATGCAGGCTGAGTCGGTATAGACTGCGGAAATCCAAACTGACGAAATACTCGCTCTGAGGCATGGTGCTCAACAATATCGAGGCACGTGAGAGGGAcggaagccctccaaatatggcGACCGTGcgtgcaatacgctggcagggtacctatcagCTCTTCGTTGTACGgtgtccagatgaactatcaaataataacacaaaccgttagtatgCGCAACACCTAGTTAAAAAATAAttggtaagtttagttagatattcacctgtgtATCCTTCAGAAAATCCAACACATCCCTACAGAAGGGGAGATTGTGATGGCCATGATACTCTCGTGCAAGTCTACGACGCAATACCCACCTACAAGCTAGAGGGAGATCAGGAATATGtacattagccggtagctgtggtagaggtggccgAAGTTGCAGAAATCGCTCCCACACCCAAACCTAAAACAGAAAGTTGATGTaaagattaactataactaggtaAAATTGGAACTAAACGACAAATTATTTGAAtaagttgtcacctgtagaagtggCAGAAAGCCAGAAACGTCTCTCTGTGTGCCAATGGATGCCCGGCACATCTGCCTGCACAAAAAAGATAGGACAGCACCACCCCAGCTGTAGCTGACTGTATCATCAAAGTCcgcaatatgatgcagaaaatgaaggctcactaggttccccgaagtgttcgggaacaagaccccccaaatagaaggagcaacaacagcctcgtATATTGCTCCACATCCACCTCCGCTGAGTCGTCGGTGATAGTATCGTGGATCTGCACTaagtggtctctaatggggaccaactgcatACGACTGCTCCCAATTGCTACATCTGGGTCCTCGGACCTGAAGCCCGTGAGCCTGTGCAGCATATCCATATATGAAGCCCGGTTAAAATATCTCATGTTCccaggcagtaaaactggcaagccatcggtggacaggccatataaaatctcgacgtcctggagtgtgatggtggcttcgccgatgggcagatggaaagtgtgcgtctccggtcgccaccgctcaatcaacgccgtgatcaaagcatagtcgagctgtatccggccaatgctaatgatcctatataatcccatctcctccaggtgatggaccacacggggatgtagaacgcggggaggagtcaaaaactcccacaataaatccactctcctgccccgaaaagtctgcgtaagcaactctCCCCCCATATATGCTCGGATCTATGCTGGAGCTGTATGGGTAGTAGCTTCGacgtccgagggccgggatgtataggtgcatccatgtcgtcaactgcaaattcataatttttaataactatcattaaaatttatgtgtgttttttataatttaaattcatatttttaacaacttaattgtaaaaattatatatatacttatgggtttcgtgctagattttctgaggcccagtggtaccaaactatcattaataattttatgtttttttaataatttttattcatattttttaataacttaattgtaaaaattatatatatatatattataattatgggtttcgtgctagattttctgaggcccagtagtaccaaactatcattaataattttatgtttttttaataatttttattcatattttttaataactta
Above is a window of Nicotiana tabacum cultivar K326 chromosome 8, ASM71507v2, whole genome shotgun sequence DNA encoding:
- the LOC142162852 gene encoding uncharacterized protein LOC142162852, encoding MGQQMQSYVHDPVIMQDYSRRLMDVAAQTLQRGRSDQRLAHQPDYVDPATYQRGRGMPRGGGRRAAAAPRRPVGVGRRGRGRRGGPQQGGFEAPAEDVAADMGGGMHETDMPSYSLGIYDTPGTSQVTPSGQFLIMGSDFQGVELGRYFPGPSTTDESRPIRDFDSGHRLSYGSSSHAQASCDAATDDYIQDPDTIMPSTGPDSTTDTCHHVPHPAIRRRLDDDDPDSVPGRQGMRLRPTATLRHTGCGTH